In Nonomuraea sp. NBC_00507, the following are encoded in one genomic region:
- a CDS encoding ArsA family ATPase, with protein sequence MTPRVLLFTGKGGVGKTTAAAATATLAARRGLKTLIVSTDTAHSLADALAVEPGEVAPGLHLHQVDTQKTLERHWGELQDYARGLLGELGLDEITSEEITVLPGAEEVIALLELREHAREGRWDVIVVDCAPTAETLRLLALPEALDWHVGRLMPVGRKLVRLVSPFVRSVAHVSAPGEGVMNAAERFHRGLMEVRELLTGDRASVRLVLTPESVVLAEARRTLTSLNLYGYRVDAVIANRVFPSDDADAWRAQWVAAQSRLLAEAEQSFAPLPIHIVPYLPAEPVGKDALAAVGAKLYGEHDPFAAPTVDPPLRMSADELTLALPGADRGDVDLARKGDELIITAGPYRRILALPAALARRKISAAALRDGVLRVRFISGTP encoded by the coding sequence GTGACCCCGCGGGTCCTGCTCTTCACCGGCAAGGGCGGCGTCGGCAAGACCACGGCCGCCGCCGCCACGGCCACGCTCGCCGCGCGGCGCGGCCTCAAGACGCTCATCGTCTCCACCGACACGGCACACTCGCTGGCCGACGCGCTCGCCGTCGAGCCGGGCGAGGTCGCGCCCGGCCTGCACCTGCACCAGGTCGACACGCAGAAGACGCTGGAGCGTCACTGGGGCGAGCTGCAGGACTACGCCCGCGGCCTGCTGGGCGAGCTGGGCCTGGACGAGATCACCTCCGAGGAGATCACGGTGCTGCCGGGCGCCGAGGAGGTCATCGCCCTGCTGGAGCTGCGCGAGCACGCCCGCGAGGGCCGCTGGGACGTGATCGTCGTCGACTGCGCGCCGACCGCCGAGACGCTGCGCCTGCTGGCCCTGCCCGAGGCGCTCGACTGGCACGTCGGCAGGCTCATGCCGGTCGGCCGCAAGCTCGTGCGGCTGGTCTCGCCATTCGTGCGCAGCGTCGCCCACGTCAGCGCGCCCGGCGAAGGCGTCATGAACGCCGCCGAGCGTTTCCACCGCGGCCTCATGGAGGTGCGCGAGCTGCTCACCGGCGACCGCGCCTCCGTGCGGCTCGTGCTCACCCCGGAGTCGGTGGTGCTGGCCGAGGCCAGGCGCACCCTCACCTCGCTCAACCTTTACGGCTACCGCGTCGACGCGGTGATCGCCAACCGGGTCTTCCCCTCGGACGACGCCGACGCGTGGCGCGCCCAGTGGGTGGCGGCGCAGTCGCGACTGCTGGCCGAGGCGGAGCAGTCGTTCGCGCCGCTGCCCATCCACATCGTCCCCTACCTGCCCGCCGAGCCCGTCGGCAAGGACGCGCTGGCCGCGGTGGGAGCCAAGCTCTACGGCGAGCACGACCCGTTCGCCGCCCCCACCGTCGACCCGCCGCTGCGGATGAGCGCCGACGAGCTGACCCTGGCCCTGCCCGGCGCGGACCGCGGCGACGTGGACCTGGCGCGCAAGGGGGACGAGCTGATCATCACCGCGGGGCCGTACCGGAGGATCCTGGCGCTGCCCGCGGCGCTGGCCCGCAGGAAGATCAGCGCAGCCGCGCTCCGCGACGGCGTGCTCCGAGTACGGTTCATCTCGGGGACCCCATAA
- a CDS encoding ROK family glucokinase, with product MLTIGVDIGGTKVAAGVVDDQGKIVAHTLRPTAADRPDVVAETVADVVRELSADREIEAVGVGAAGFVDETRSMVRFAPNLAWRDEPLQKKISGLVGLPVVIENDANAMAWGETRFGAGRGQSHVVCITLGTGIGGGLVFDGALYRGRWGAGAEFGHMQVQPGGRPCGCGNVGCWEQYASGQGLVKEARELAAARPEQAEILLGLAGGKIEGEEVTEAARLGDQVSLAAFASFAEWLGQGMADLAAVLDPGCFIVGGGVSRAADLFIDQARATYAERLTGHGHRPLAEIRLAELGASAGVVGAADLARLR from the coding sequence ATGCTCACGATCGGTGTCGACATCGGCGGGACCAAGGTCGCCGCGGGTGTGGTCGACGACCAAGGGAAGATCGTCGCCCATACGTTGCGGCCCACCGCCGCCGACCGCCCTGACGTGGTGGCCGAGACGGTGGCCGACGTCGTTCGCGAGCTGTCCGCGGACCGGGAGATCGAGGCCGTCGGGGTGGGCGCGGCCGGGTTCGTCGACGAGACCCGGTCGATGGTGCGCTTCGCGCCCAACCTCGCCTGGCGCGATGAGCCGCTGCAGAAGAAGATCAGCGGCCTGGTCGGCCTGCCGGTCGTGATCGAGAACGACGCCAACGCCATGGCCTGGGGCGAGACCAGGTTCGGCGCCGGGCGCGGCCAGTCCCACGTGGTCTGCATCACGCTCGGCACCGGCATCGGCGGCGGTCTCGTCTTCGACGGCGCGCTCTACCGCGGCCGCTGGGGAGCGGGCGCCGAGTTCGGCCACATGCAGGTCCAGCCCGGCGGGCGGCCGTGCGGCTGCGGCAACGTCGGCTGCTGGGAGCAATATGCCAGCGGCCAGGGCCTCGTCAAGGAGGCCAGGGAATTGGCCGCGGCCCGGCCGGAGCAGGCGGAGATCCTGCTCGGGCTGGCCGGCGGCAAGATCGAGGGCGAGGAGGTCACCGAGGCGGCGCGGCTGGGCGACCAGGTCTCGCTGGCCGCGTTCGCCTCCTTCGCCGAATGGCTCGGCCAGGGGATGGCCGACCTGGCGGCCGTGCTCGACCCCGGCTGTTTCATCGTCGGCGGCGGTGTGTCCAGGGCCGCCGACCTGTTCATCGACCAGGCCCGCGCGACCTACGCCGAGCGGCTCACCGGGCACGGGCACCGGCCGCTCGCCGAGATCAGGCTGGCCGAGCTCGGCGCCTCGGCCGGGGTGGTGGGCGCCGCCGACCTGGCCAGGCTGCGCTAG
- a CDS encoding DUF5304 family protein, with protein sequence MTESNDRDPIGTVADEARKLFESIQGRATRQVGKTVLNSFTGGGRRDRDVWEEAVSEPHDEYICRACPLCRAIAARRESGADVTGHLMAAGGELFAAFRGALDALSRPAPSTQQRERDNRDRREDVEHIDLG encoded by the coding sequence ATGACGGAGAGCAACGACAGAGACCCGATCGGGACCGTCGCCGACGAGGCACGCAAGCTGTTCGAGTCGATCCAGGGACGCGCCACGCGCCAGGTCGGCAAGACGGTGCTCAACTCGTTCACCGGCGGCGGGCGCAGGGACCGGGACGTGTGGGAAGAAGCGGTGTCCGAGCCCCACGACGAATACATCTGCCGCGCCTGCCCGCTCTGCCGGGCGATCGCGGCACGTCGCGAGTCGGGCGCCGACGTGACCGGGCACCTCATGGCCGCGGGCGGGGAGCTGTTCGCCGCGTTCCGCGGGGCGCTGGACGCGCTGAGCAGGCCCGCCCCTAGCACACAGCAGCGGGAGCGCGATAATCGTGATCGCCGCGAGGACGTGGAACACATAGATCTGGGATGA